In one Thermococcus sp. 2319x1 genomic region, the following are encoded:
- the tiaS gene encoding tRNA(Ile2) 2-agmatinylcytidine synthetase TiaS, with protein sequence MKLHIGIDDTDSPDGMCTTYLGALLYREISRVAEPLDFPKLIRLNPNVPYKTRGNGAVAMSFEVEEKEIPKIKDFVLKMVEGLSDFNHENTNPGVVFLEGEIPKELEEFTYKAIWEHVTVEDAEKVAREVNAEIHKFKLGRGIIGALAAVGHPLKNFTYELLAYRKREFWGKERRVNRESVFEADRLTYPFTYDNVDPFKGSVLITPHGKDPVLVGIRGIDKNRVLWTFENLIIEEPVEFFQIYKTNQNTDEHLRFRKIGELKPLESAVVRGRVSGEYWEKGRHVFFELSDETGTIRVAAFEPTKGFRRYVRMLIEGDEIIAAGGVKEYEGVLTLNLEKFYPLKLAEKIVYEKPKCPKCGGTMKSKGDYLKCKKCGHKMPKVLIPKRLPRRLEKKIYEVPPDARKHLSRPLVLPLGEKKILEAAERD encoded by the coding sequence ATGAAGCTCCACATAGGCATCGACGACACGGATTCACCGGACGGGATGTGCACCACTTATCTTGGTGCCCTGCTTTATAGAGAGATCTCCAGAGTAGCGGAGCCTCTAGATTTTCCAAAGCTCATCCGTCTAAATCCAAACGTACCGTACAAGACAAGGGGAAACGGAGCTGTGGCAATGAGTTTCGAAGTGGAAGAGAAGGAGATTCCAAAGATAAAAGATTTCGTTTTGAAAATGGTTGAGGGGTTATCAGACTTTAATCATGAGAACACAAACCCCGGAGTTGTATTTCTGGAAGGAGAAATTCCCAAGGAACTGGAGGAGTTTACGTATAAGGCCATATGGGAGCACGTTACCGTTGAGGATGCTGAAAAAGTTGCGAGAGAAGTAAACGCAGAAATTCACAAGTTCAAGCTCGGCAGGGGCATAATAGGAGCCCTAGCGGCAGTTGGTCATCCATTGAAAAACTTCACCTATGAACTCTTGGCATACAGGAAAAGGGAATTTTGGGGAAAGGAAAGGAGGGTCAACAGAGAGAGCGTTTTTGAAGCTGACAGATTAACCTATCCCTTCACATACGATAACGTCGACCCCTTCAAGGGGAGCGTTCTAATAACACCCCACGGAAAAGACCCTGTTCTGGTCGGCATTAGGGGAATAGACAAAAATAGGGTCTTGTGGACATTTGAAAACCTCATCATCGAAGAGCCCGTGGAGTTTTTCCAGATTTATAAAACAAATCAGAATACAGATGAACACTTGAGGTTTAGAAAGATCGGTGAACTGAAGCCCTTAGAAAGCGCTGTTGTAAGGGGGAGGGTTAGCGGAGAGTACTGGGAGAAAGGGAGGCACGTATTTTTTGAGCTGAGCGACGAAACCGGCACAATTAGAGTTGCAGCCTTTGAGCCAACCAAGGGATTTAGAAGGTACGTTAGAATGTTAATTGAAGGTGACGAGATCATTGCAGCCGGAGGAGTAAAGGAATATGAAGGTGTTTTGACCCTCAACTTGGAAAAATTTTATCCACTGAAGCTTGCCGAAAAAATAGTTTATGAAAAGCCAAAATGCCCGAAGTGCGGAGGAACTATGAAAAGCAAAGGGGACTATCTGAAATGCAAGAAGTGCGGGCATAAAATGCCAAAAGTCCTGATCCCAAAAAGACTGCCCCGCCGGCTTGAGAAAAAAATTTACGAAGTTCCACCAGATGCCAGGAAACACCTCTCCAGACCGCTCGTCCTCCCGCTTGGAGAGAAAAAAATCTTGGAGGCGGCTGAGAGGGACTAA
- a CDS encoding transcriptional regulator, with the protein MEKERLLRIVESIFRGTGFRVARMEFKGSCFDLAASRLFLLLFVKVIQNIDSLTEEQAEDLKRLAKLFEASPLIVGLRSKSEELEEGVVYERHGIYALSPQTLYDVLVENELPAIFAERGGFYVRVNGEYLRKLREKHGYSIGELAELLGVSRKSLQNYERGEQAMSLEVALRLEELFEAPIAKPIDVLHARVEAKMEVEPETELEKEVFKRLEDFGMGVVKIKKAPFDAISKEEGVKILTGISEKKTSSTVKRAQMVNEVSKIIQSDGLFILEKTKIEVVGEIPLIPKEKLNEIRDADELIEMIEELKKEIKREIFS; encoded by the coding sequence ATGGAAAAAGAGAGATTGTTGCGAATTGTTGAAAGCATATTCAGGGGAACTGGATTTAGGGTAGCGAGAATGGAGTTTAAAGGTTCGTGCTTTGACCTAGCCGCGAGTAGGCTCTTTTTGTTGCTCTTTGTGAAGGTTATTCAAAACATCGACTCCCTCACAGAGGAGCAGGCAGAAGATTTAAAGCGTTTGGCCAAGCTCTTTGAGGCTTCTCCGCTTATTGTGGGGCTAAGATCTAAAAGCGAGGAGCTTGAAGAGGGAGTGGTTTACGAGAGACATGGAATTTACGCTCTGAGCCCTCAAACACTGTATGACGTTCTTGTGGAAAATGAATTGCCCGCAATCTTTGCCGAGAGAGGAGGCTTTTACGTGAGAGTTAATGGGGAGTATTTGCGAAAGCTTAGGGAAAAACACGGTTACAGTATTGGGGAGCTTGCCGAACTTCTTGGAGTTTCAAGAAAGAGTCTCCAAAACTATGAAAGGGGAGAACAGGCTATGAGCCTTGAGGTTGCCCTGAGGCTTGAAGAGCTGTTTGAGGCTCCAATTGCAAAGCCCATTGATGTCCTTCACGCCAGAGTTGAGGCTAAGATGGAAGTTGAACCGGAGACAGAGCTTGAAAAGGAAGTTTTCAAACGCTTAGAAGATTTTGGAATGGGTGTTGTTAAAATCAAAAAAGCTCCGTTTGATGCTATCTCAAAGGAAGAGGGAGTGAAGATTTTAACGGGCATAAGTGAGAAAAAGACATCATCAACTGTGAAGAGGGCTCAAATGGTAAATGAAGTCAGCAAAATTATCCAAAGCGACGGGCTGTTCATCCTTGAAAAAACTAAAATCGAGGTTGTGGGGGAAATTCCCCTCATCCCAAAGGAGAAGCTCAACGAGATTAGGGATGCCGATGAGCTTATTGAGATGATTGAAGAGCTCAAGAAGGAAATAAAGAGAGAGATATTCAGCTGA
- a CDS encoding isopentenyl phosphate kinase, whose translation MIIIKLGGSVVSDKEKEYSFHKHIVEQIAEEIAQFYPDEDFILVHGGGSFGHPSAKEYKITEGLGGDVDRKRIGFSKTHQAMLKLNDLIIQTFLEKGLPAYSLSSSSIFLIENKEIIYGEIEIVRKLLELKFIPILFGDTAIALDKGIDILSGDQIVSYLAKMFKPSKVIFLMDVDGIYDRNPKERDAKLIEELNAEEIRHLLESSESAGIDVTGGIGNKLREALKIAKHSEVYFINGKVKENLAKAIRGEKVGTRLKLKV comes from the coding sequence ATGATAATCATCAAACTTGGTGGAAGTGTAGTAAGTGACAAGGAAAAAGAATACTCATTCCACAAGCACATAGTGGAGCAGATAGCTGAAGAAATTGCTCAATTTTACCCAGATGAGGACTTCATATTGGTTCACGGCGGCGGGAGCTTCGGGCATCCAAGTGCAAAGGAATACAAAATCACTGAAGGTCTTGGAGGAGATGTTGATAGAAAGAGAATTGGCTTTTCGAAGACCCACCAGGCAATGCTCAAGCTCAATGATTTGATAATTCAAACTTTCTTAGAGAAAGGCTTGCCCGCTTATTCCCTCTCTTCATCATCAATTTTTCTAATTGAAAATAAAGAGATAATCTATGGGGAGATTGAGATAGTGAGGAAGCTCCTCGAGCTTAAGTTTATTCCCATTCTGTTTGGGGACACAGCGATAGCCCTTGATAAAGGCATAGATATTCTTTCGGGAGATCAGATAGTAAGCTATCTCGCAAAGATGTTCAAGCCAAGCAAAGTCATCTTTTTGATGGACGTTGATGGAATTTATGACAGGAATCCGAAGGAAAGAGATGCAAAGCTAATTGAAGAGCTCAACGCTGAAGAAATCAGACATTTACTGGAAAGTTCAGAATCGGCTGGAATTGATGTAACCGGAGGAATTGGAAACAAGCTGAGAGAGGCTTTAAAGATAGCAAAGCACAGTGAAGTGTACTTCATAAATGGAAAGGTTAAGGAAAATCTGGCCAAGGCAATACGAGGAGAGAAAGTTGGCACAAGGCTTAAGCTTAAGGTTTAA
- a CDS encoding AMP-binding protein has product MGGILLGKKDLEDLRYTAETAYKTTEFWKERFSDVDIDELKPEILASLTDKVIIEPHDLHEREKVWPSYIKNHEIFYGVMRTSGTTGKPKRIPFTRYDKIRTSRQFSFWVEEYLYKQKLASFLPQLPSGSGFLTATSLEYMDVKVGFYQIPIQYLRMRDALIEEFRDTRATAIFTLTTGAYVLGLTLPEDIKNDIQVILVGGETLSQEMANAILESFPNAVILDVFGNSEDDVTGRRAVTKKGMEPFTFPESLIVLKENEDPEYKDYYEMYITKIMKEGELTGLPLFNYKIGDLAKVVDGEVMNIIRVKDVISLAGAKLHIDQVMDIVHRYPFLVDFVIIYHPLSPGNPKPKAIIKVGYVGEKPSGIEDEIRELIYEANNPVRYEVEEAKSSELVVEAVPAEKVREGLPQKPGKTKRIFIVGKDL; this is encoded by the coding sequence ATGGGCGGCATTTTGCTTGGGAAGAAAGACCTTGAGGATTTAAGATATACAGCCGAGACAGCCTATAAAACAACGGAATTCTGGAAAGAAAGGTTTTCAGACGTTGATATAGATGAATTAAAACCAGAAATCCTTGCTTCTCTAACTGACAAAGTAATCATAGAGCCCCACGATCTGCATGAAAGAGAAAAGGTCTGGCCATCATACATAAAGAATCACGAGATTTTTTACGGGGTTATGAGAACCAGCGGAACTACTGGAAAACCGAAAAGAATACCCTTTACTAGGTACGATAAAATAAGAACAAGCAGACAGTTCTCTTTCTGGGTGGAGGAATATCTATACAAACAAAAACTTGCCTCATTCCTACCGCAGTTGCCTTCTGGTTCGGGATTTCTAACGGCGACTTCTCTTGAGTACATGGATGTAAAAGTAGGATTTTATCAGATCCCAATACAATATTTGAGAATGAGAGATGCATTAATAGAGGAGTTCAGGGATACGAGGGCTACGGCAATTTTCACCCTCACAACGGGGGCTTATGTTTTGGGACTAACGCTACCTGAAGACATCAAAAACGATATACAGGTTATTTTGGTAGGCGGAGAGACGTTGAGTCAAGAAATGGCCAATGCTATACTGGAGAGCTTCCCGAATGCTGTTATCTTAGATGTATTTGGAAACTCCGAAGATGACGTCACAGGCAGAAGGGCAGTAACTAAAAAGGGGATGGAACCCTTTACTTTTCCGGAATCACTAATAGTCCTAAAAGAGAACGAGGACCCAGAGTATAAGGACTATTACGAAATGTATATCACCAAGATAATGAAAGAAGGCGAACTTACAGGACTGCCGCTCTTCAACTATAAGATTGGAGACTTGGCAAAGGTAGTTGACGGAGAAGTCATGAACATCATCAGGGTAAAAGACGTGATAAGTTTAGCTGGAGCAAAGCTTCACATAGACCAGGTCATGGACATCGTTCACAGATATCCCTTCTTGGTGGACTTTGTAATAATCTACCACCCCCTCTCGCCGGGTAATCCAAAACCAAAGGCAATAATAAAAGTCGGATACGTGGGGGAAAAGCCATCCGGCATAGAAGATGAGATAAGAGAGCTGATATATGAAGCCAACAACCCAGTGAGATATGAGGTTGAAGAGGCTAAATCCTCCGAGCTTGTAGTGGAGGCAGTGCCGGCGGAGAAAGTAAGAGAAGGCTTACCTCAAAAACCAGGAAAGACAAAGAGAATCTTCATAGTTGGAAAAGACCTCTAG
- the albA gene encoding DNA-binding protein Alba, producing MAEEHVVFIGKKPVMNYVLAVITQFNEGAKEVSIRARGRAISRAVDVAEIVRNRFLPEVRVKEIKIGTEELPTADGRTANTSTIEIILEKP from the coding sequence ATGGCAGAGGAGCATGTTGTCTTCATAGGAAAGAAGCCTGTTATGAACTATGTATTGGCCGTAATAACCCAGTTCAACGAGGGTGCAAAGGAAGTTAGCATCAGAGCAAGAGGTAGGGCCATCAGCAGGGCCGTTGACGTTGCGGAGATCGTCAGGAACAGGTTCCTTCCAGAGGTTAGGGTTAAGGAGATAAAGATCGGCACAGAAGAGCTCCCAACAGCTGACGGAAGAACAGCCAACACTTCAACAATCGAGATCATCCTCGAGAAGCCATGA
- a CDS encoding winged helix-turn-helix domain-containing protein, with translation MWQVEFETIDVRDEKAKELAQILANETSLLILGLLQERALSMSEIARELGIPMSTVSYHLDKMMRVGLVEIAGKKYGKRLQEVKLYRASSKPILLLPRGMPVKKRFLRVFEKIQIISLGIAGLLASGVYVVFDRLLQEEPQLVAKNATYTIKRAPSPGLEGINETVTSKLIESSPIPYILAILVFVVGFFLVSRYLMKKKI, from the coding sequence GTGTGGCAGGTGGAATTTGAAACAATTGATGTGAGAGATGAGAAGGCCAAAGAACTTGCTCAAATCCTTGCAAATGAAACCTCACTTCTAATACTGGGACTCCTGCAAGAAAGGGCGCTTTCAATGTCGGAAATAGCAAGGGAACTTGGAATCCCAATGTCAACCGTCTCTTACCACTTAGATAAAATGATGAGGGTGGGACTTGTAGAAATTGCCGGAAAAAAGTATGGCAAGCGATTGCAAGAGGTAAAGCTTTACAGGGCATCATCAAAACCAATTCTTCTGCTTCCCAGAGGAATGCCCGTCAAAAAACGTTTCCTAAGAGTTTTTGAGAAAATACAGATTATAAGCCTGGGAATAGCCGGGCTTCTGGCTTCGGGAGTTTATGTAGTATTCGACAGGCTCCTCCAAGAAGAACCCCAATTAGTTGCCAAGAATGCAACGTACACTATTAAACGAGCCCCTTCTCCAGGGCTTGAGGGTATTAACGAAACGGTTACATCCAAGTTAATTGAGAGTTCACCAATACCATACATTTTGGCGATTTTAGTATTTGTGGTGGGGTTTTTCCTGGTTTCTCGATACCTAATGAAAAAGAAAATTTAA
- the purB gene encoding adenylosuccinate lyase, translating to MAIHPIDYRYGSEEMKRIWEEENKLQKLLEVEAALARAHAKLGNIPEESARIISERANTKWVKVERVKEIEAEIHHDIMAVVKALSEVCGEHGKYVHLGATSNDIIDTANALLIKESLEIVLKDLRELRSILKKLAKEHKHTVCIGRTHGQHAVPTTYGMKFAIWLDEIQRHIDRVEEAKERILVGQMSGAVGTMASFGEKGLELQRLVMEDLGLKPARISNQIIQRDIYAELMSILALIASTLDKMALEIRNLQRTEILEVSEPFGKKQVGSSTMPHKRNPIRCEKISGLARVIYSNVIPALLNNPLWHERDLTNSSVERVILPETFILLDEMLKSMKKVLSGLEFFPDNIKRNLYLTKNLIMAEPLMLKLAEKGMGRQEAHELVRKLAMKAFEEGRDLLEVVRESEAMEYLTEDDLNSLRPENYIGLAPQIVDNVIAYIEEVERRERS from the coding sequence ATGGCCATTCATCCAATCGATTACAGGTACGGTAGCGAGGAGATGAAACGCATTTGGGAGGAAGAAAATAAGCTCCAGAAACTACTTGAGGTTGAGGCTGCTTTGGCAAGAGCCCATGCAAAGCTCGGCAACATCCCCGAAGAGAGCGCGAGGATAATCAGCGAAAGGGCAAACACAAAATGGGTAAAAGTTGAAAGGGTTAAAGAAATTGAAGCCGAAATCCACCACGATATAATGGCCGTTGTTAAAGCCTTAAGCGAGGTCTGTGGAGAACATGGAAAATACGTCCATCTTGGGGCGACTTCCAATGATATAATAGACACCGCCAACGCTCTTCTCATTAAAGAATCTTTGGAGATTGTTTTAAAAGACCTGAGGGAGCTCCGTTCAATACTCAAAAAACTTGCAAAGGAGCATAAGCATACGGTGTGCATTGGAAGAACTCACGGCCAGCATGCCGTCCCAACCACATATGGAATGAAGTTTGCCATCTGGCTGGATGAGATCCAAAGACATATTGATAGAGTTGAAGAGGCCAAGGAGAGGATTCTTGTAGGCCAGATGAGCGGTGCTGTTGGAACAATGGCATCCTTTGGCGAAAAAGGGCTCGAACTTCAGCGTTTAGTTATGGAGGATCTTGGCCTTAAACCCGCAAGAATAAGCAACCAAATAATTCAGAGAGACATCTACGCAGAGCTCATGAGCATTCTAGCCTTAATAGCTTCAACCCTCGACAAAATGGCCCTTGAGATAAGAAACCTCCAGAGAACTGAGATTCTTGAAGTCAGCGAACCCTTTGGAAAGAAGCAGGTCGGCTCTTCAACAATGCCCCACAAGAGGAACCCGATAAGGTGTGAAAAAATCAGCGGGCTTGCAAGGGTTATCTATTCCAACGTTATTCCAGCTTTACTCAACAATCCGCTGTGGCATGAGAGGGACCTCACCAACTCTTCAGTTGAGCGTGTTATCCTTCCAGAGACGTTTATACTCTTGGACGAGATGTTGAAGAGCATGAAGAAGGTCTTATCCGGCTTGGAGTTTTTCCCGGATAACATAAAGAGGAACCTATACCTCACAAAGAACCTCATAATGGCCGAGCCGCTGATGCTCAAGCTTGCGGAGAAGGGAATGGGGAGACAAGAGGCTCACGAACTGGTGAGGAAACTCGCCATGAAGGCATTCGAAGAGGGAAGGGACTTGTTAGAAGTAGTAAGGGAAAGTGAAGCCATGGAATATCTCACTGAAGACGATTTAAACTCCCTAAGGCCTGAAAACTACATTGGTTTGGCTCCCCAGATAGTGGATAACGTAATAGCCTACATAGAAGAGGTCGAGAGAAGGGAGAGAAGTTAG
- a CDS encoding RNA-binding protein, giving the protein MAKLQAHHIRVSTFAHATEDPEKVLEAMGTFFPEDIPSEDIEFEVVETEGYFGNPIKVINAEVKRSRSVKKMLEHIKGLLSEEDKEYLLENLEEKVDETGTFFIRFSKQKAYLGEAEVSEGEDVIQVKIKVKAFPMKKESVVKAIREWLSE; this is encoded by the coding sequence ATGGCAAAGCTTCAGGCTCATCACATAAGGGTATCAACCTTTGCCCACGCAACCGAAGACCCGGAAAAGGTTCTCGAGGCCATGGGGACTTTTTTTCCAGAGGACATTCCTTCTGAGGATATAGAGTTTGAGGTAGTTGAAACCGAGGGCTACTTCGGAAATCCGATAAAGGTCATAAACGCCGAGGTAAAGAGAAGCAGAAGCGTAAAAAAGATGTTGGAGCATATTAAGGGACTTTTAAGCGAAGAGGATAAAGAGTATCTCTTAGAGAACCTTGAAGAAAAGGTTGACGAGACGGGAACGTTTTTCATTCGCTTCAGCAAGCAGAAAGCATACCTAGGAGAGGCGGAGGTTAGTGAAGGAGAAGACGTTATCCAAGTAAAGATAAAAGTTAAAGCATTCCCAATGAAAAAGGAGAGCGTTGTAAAGGCAATCAGGGAGTGGTTGAGTGAATGA
- a CDS encoding DUF835 domain-containing protein, with translation MANPQTITISEGFIVALADLLAFLLIFRIYLKNKRTSALLLSLAWICDLLTVIGYAFQLLPLAGMFILLFSAFFLNGTIELIREENISIEVNYKVLFPLLSLLFAVYSLFPDYMFQYGLFRGIASLYVSHGLATIVMVTTGYLMKELTYIYGRKAKYLSTLLVLFGLHLLPVPISIILGSKIYPIIGSTISLVLILGLVFLTIRLTSSEEFLRLKTMEIHEVEIESGVKILNQEEYKKIKEKLKNVPVLAFVRTLNNIPESWTHYFVTTATKESDVEAISPMNLERMTELSYKYLKAMEEAGSRGIILIDCLEYLIMYNEFTSVMKFLNKLKDFVVSHKGTLILVAEKDAFEDQQWALLTRLLEEAKE, from the coding sequence ATGGCAAATCCTCAAACCATAACGATAAGTGAGGGGTTTATTGTTGCACTAGCAGACTTGTTGGCGTTTTTACTTATCTTTCGCATCTATCTAAAAAACAAACGAACTTCAGCATTATTGCTTTCCCTAGCGTGGATTTGCGACTTATTAACGGTCATTGGCTATGCATTTCAGCTCCTCCCATTGGCGGGGATGTTTATACTCCTATTCAGTGCATTTTTCCTGAACGGGACTATAGAACTGATAAGAGAAGAGAACATAAGTATTGAAGTAAACTATAAAGTGTTGTTCCCTCTGTTGTCTTTGTTATTCGCAGTGTACTCTCTATTTCCAGATTACATGTTTCAATATGGGTTGTTCAGGGGCATAGCAAGTCTCTACGTATCTCATGGTCTAGCGACAATTGTTATGGTCACTACAGGCTATCTTATGAAAGAGTTGACATACATTTATGGAAGAAAAGCAAAATATCTTTCAACACTTTTAGTGCTTTTTGGACTTCACTTGCTTCCGGTTCCAATATCCATTATACTTGGCAGCAAAATATATCCGATCATAGGCTCCACTATTTCATTAGTACTTATCCTTGGACTAGTATTCTTAACAATAAGGCTCACCTCCTCTGAAGAGTTCCTTAGGCTAAAAACAATGGAGATTCATGAAGTCGAAATAGAGTCCGGTGTCAAAATACTAAACCAAGAAGAGTACAAAAAGATAAAAGAAAAGCTGAAAAATGTGCCTGTGCTTGCGTTTGTTAGAACTTTGAACAATATCCCCGAGAGTTGGACTCACTATTTCGTAACCACTGCTACCAAAGAAAGTGATGTAGAGGCCATATCACCAATGAACCTAGAAAGAATGACAGAGCTGTCATACAAATATCTAAAAGCAATGGAAGAAGCCGGGAGTAGGGGAATCATACTGATAGACTGTCTTGAATACCTAATCATGTACAACGAATTCACAAGCGTGATGAAGTTCTTAAACAAGCTGAAGGACTTTGTCGTGAGCCATAAGGGAACTTTAATTCTGGTAGCGGAGAAGGACGCCTTTGAAGACCAGCAGTGGGCACTGCTAACTCGCTTGCTCGAAGAAGCCAAAGAATAG
- a CDS encoding HD domain-containing protein, producing MKPKIIHDPIHGSMKISGLILDLIKTPEFQRLRNIKQLGLAYLVYPGANHSRFEHSLGTYNIAKRLAMELGLSEEEKTLLEAAALLHDIGHGPFSHTFEQIYEHYVKEYDHMHLGQNIILGKIDIIDGEIEERQFIPEILDFYGYKPKEVADLILGKYEKRYLGQALHGDVDVDQLDYLIRDAHYTGVAHGIIDLERLLKVLRIHNNELVVDEKGVEAVEGMMVARALMYSRVYFHHTVKIAEGMLTRALEFALEDGYLWEFWKMTDCRVLVELEDLEGYPREIVKRIKYRDLFKAALLLGADELTAEEKRELLTVYRDIKKRQELERKLVDAVGAKEGEVIIEFSTADLMLTEPRLKSTEIGVVMHTGEIKPLTKVTPLANALKRRQTPRWAVMVASPSKYVDKIRDVWRKVFFS from the coding sequence ATGAAGCCGAAGATAATCCACGACCCCATTCACGGAAGCATGAAGATAAGCGGGCTCATTTTAGACCTCATAAAAACTCCAGAATTTCAAAGGCTGAGGAACATAAAGCAACTCGGCCTTGCATACCTCGTCTACCCCGGTGCAAATCATTCTCGCTTTGAGCATTCCCTCGGCACATACAACATTGCAAAAAGGCTTGCAATGGAGCTGGGACTTAGCGAAGAGGAAAAAACCCTCCTGGAGGCAGCGGCTTTGCTTCACGACATTGGTCACGGTCCGTTTTCACATACCTTTGAACAGATATACGAGCACTACGTTAAGGAATACGACCACATGCATCTCGGCCAGAACATCATCCTTGGAAAGATAGACATAATAGATGGGGAGATAGAAGAGAGGCAGTTCATACCTGAGATACTTGACTTTTACGGATACAAGCCAAAAGAAGTTGCCGACCTTATTCTGGGCAAGTACGAAAAGAGGTATCTCGGGCAGGCATTGCATGGAGACGTGGATGTGGACCAGCTGGATTATCTTATCAGAGATGCCCACTACACCGGAGTAGCCCATGGGATAATCGACCTCGAAAGGCTCCTGAAGGTTCTAAGAATTCACAACAATGAACTTGTTGTTGACGAGAAGGGAGTGGAAGCTGTTGAGGGCATGATGGTTGCCAGAGCTTTGATGTACTCCAGAGTTTACTTCCACCACACGGTAAAGATAGCGGAGGGAATGCTAACCAGGGCTTTGGAGTTTGCCCTCGAAGACGGTTACCTCTGGGAGTTCTGGAAGATGACAGACTGCAGAGTTCTCGTGGAGCTCGAGGATTTGGAAGGCTATCCAAGGGAAATCGTCAAGCGCATCAAGTACCGCGACTTGTTTAAGGCAGCATTGCTATTAGGGGCCGATGAGCTTACCGCCGAGGAGAAAAGGGAATTGTTGACTGTCTATAGAGACATAAAGAAGCGCCAAGAGCTCGAAAGGAAACTGGTAGATGCCGTGGGAGCGAAGGAAGGAGAGGTGATTATAGAATTCTCAACGGCTGACCTAATGCTTACCGAACCGAGATTGAAGTCAACGGAAATCGGAGTGGTAATGCACACCGGAGAGATAAAGCCCCTAACAAAGGTTACACCCTTAGCAAACGCCCTCAAGAGAAGGCAAACACCAAGATGGGCCGTAATGGTTGCATCGCCTTCGAAATATGTCGATAAGATTAGAGACGTGTGGAGAAAGGTTTTCTTCAGCTGA
- a CDS encoding Ribonuclease P protein component 3: MKWIEMDVRSEEAYKQAKEWYDEVVFTRKIYLKSPPNFDELKSEIKGLKEKYKNVALLIITERPSLIKEIRKRVPNSLIYVQGGNLRVVRFAIENKVDAVIAPEYGRKDSGFDHVLAKLAAKNNVAVGFSLAPLLKATPYERAEILKFMMKNWRLVEKYKTPRFLTSSAESKWEVRFPRDLMSLGINIGMEIPQAKASLSFYPEMVLKKLKRA, encoded by the coding sequence ATGAAGTGGATTGAAATGGACGTCAGGAGTGAGGAAGCTTACAAGCAAGCAAAAGAATGGTACGACGAGGTAGTTTTTACAAGGAAGATTTATCTAAAAAGTCCTCCAAACTTTGATGAACTTAAAAGCGAAATTAAAGGGCTTAAAGAAAAGTACAAAAATGTTGCATTGCTGATTATCACAGAAAGGCCCTCCCTAATAAAAGAAATTAGAAAAAGGGTTCCAAACTCCCTCATCTATGTGCAGGGAGGAAATCTGAGGGTTGTTAGATTCGCGATAGAGAACAAGGTTGATGCGGTGATAGCTCCAGAATACGGGAGAAAGGATTCCGGTTTTGATCATGTCCTTGCGAAGTTGGCGGCCAAAAACAACGTTGCTGTGGGGTTTTCTCTTGCTCCCCTGCTGAAGGCAACTCCCTATGAAAGGGCAGAGATATTGAAGTTTATGATGAAAAACTGGAGGCTTGTGGAGAAGTATAAAACTCCCAGATTTTTAACTTCCTCAGCTGAATCCAAATGGGAAGTGCGGTTTCCGAGGGATTTAATGAGCCTTGGAATAAATATAGGCATGGAAATTCCACAGGCAAAGGCATCTCTGAGCTTTTATCCAGAAATGGTGCTAAAAAAATTGAAAAGGGCTTGA
- a CDS encoding DUF86 domain-containing protein, which yields MKKLETDSDVDLCIHHNSSKRKAFQFKMGMIGEVAKNVPKEIQQKYPQIPWKEIAGMRDRLIHAYFGVDLEIVWLPKLESELSRGRAKNESSCFRTC from the coding sequence ATGAAGAAGCTCGAAACCGACAGCGACGTTGATTTATGTATCCACCATAACAGCTCAAAGAGAAAAGCCTTCCAATTTAAAATGGGAATGATAGGGGAAGTCGCCAAGAATGTCCCCAAAGAGATTCAGCAGAAATACCCTCAAATACCTTGGAAAGAAATTGCTGGAATGAGAGATAGACTTATTCATGCTTACTTTGGAGTTGATCTAGAGATCGTCTGGTTACCGAAGTTAGAATCCGAGTTATCAAGAGGGAGGGCTAAAAATGAGAGTTCTTGCTTCCGCACCTGCTAA